In a single window of the Amycolatopsis sp. cg5 genome:
- a CDS encoding winged helix-turn-helix transcriptional regulator has protein sequence MTEAPARRVRPAGDPLRRALELLGDQWTLLILQSFFFRYRRYEELRLRLGISPTALSGRLRDLVEAGVLIRTPYRDARRTRHEYRLTERGLALWPLLVSIWSWERQWVDGRREVLPTLIHADCGLATAAPLGCVHCVRRVDARDVRARRLDSTGVAAATASKRFRRKDAEALASDPLLFFPDTMELLGDRWSTGIVVSALLGARHFSEFERELGIGPSVLSDRLTRLVELDVLRTETASTRTDARAYRLTAKGLAFFPALAFIAEWSREFESPGQDPDITLTHVECDERLRPILICEHCGHELARDAVRWSGPVPYPDRELGS, from the coding sequence GTGACAGAAGCACCAGCGCGCCGCGTCCGGCCTGCGGGCGACCCACTTCGCCGTGCGCTCGAACTGCTCGGCGACCAGTGGACGCTGCTCATTTTGCAGAGCTTTTTCTTCCGCTACCGGCGCTACGAGGAACTGCGGCTACGGCTCGGCATCTCGCCGACGGCACTGTCCGGCCGCCTGCGCGACCTGGTCGAAGCCGGAGTCCTGATCCGCACCCCCTACCGCGACGCGCGCCGCACCCGGCACGAATACCGCCTCACCGAGCGCGGTCTCGCGCTCTGGCCACTGCTGGTTTCGATCTGGTCGTGGGAACGCCAGTGGGTCGACGGCCGCCGCGAGGTGCTGCCGACGTTGATCCACGCCGACTGCGGGCTGGCTACAGCAGCGCCGCTCGGCTGCGTCCACTGCGTCCGCCGCGTCGACGCCCGTGACGTCCGCGCCCGCCGCCTCGACTCGACCGGCGTCGCCGCCGCGACCGCGTCCAAGCGCTTCCGCCGCAAGGACGCCGAGGCGCTGGCGTCGGATCCGCTGCTGTTCTTCCCCGACACCATGGAACTCCTCGGCGACCGCTGGTCGACCGGCATCGTGGTCTCCGCGCTGCTCGGCGCCCGGCACTTCTCGGAGTTCGAACGCGAACTGGGCATCGGCCCGAGCGTCCTGTCCGACCGCCTCACCCGCCTGGTCGAACTCGACGTCCTGCGCACGGAGACCGCCAGCACCCGCACCGACGCCCGCGCGTACCGGCTCACGGCCAAAGGCCTCGCCTTCTTTCCCGCGCTGGCCTTCATCGCGGAATGGTCGCGGGAGTTCGAGTCGCCAGGCCAGGACCCGGACATCACCCTCACCCACGTCGAATGCGACGAGCGGCTGCGCCCGATCCTGATCTGCGAACACTGCGGCCACGAGCTGGCGCGCGACGCGGTGCGCTGGTCCGGCCCGGTCCCCTACCCGGACCGAGAATTGGGCTCGTGA
- a CDS encoding carotenoid oxygenase family protein yields MTSTSEQPLMVARTPGDEANPYLLGVYAPVDTEIDAEDLQVIGKIPTDLNGVYLRNGPNPRFQPEGRYHWFDGDGMVHAVHLENGKVRYRNRWVRTKAFEAESEAGKGLWKGVMESPKDNPFGNHHGLGLKDNANTDLVFHRGKLLATWYMCGSPYSIDPLSLETLGAEDFLGTLVGDMMAHPKVDERTGEMFWFDYGPRPPYMRYGVVSADGKVASTTEIELPGPRLPHDMAITENFAILMDLPLVQDFEAAKAGRHKLKFDRGMPSRFGVLPRYGTGDQIRWFEASPCYIYHVVNAWEQGEEIIMDVCRVSRPQPRADAATPLAKMLSYLRLDASLHRYRFNLRTGLCAESQLDDDNTEFPTVDARAIGRRTRYAYNVHISPESTLLFDGLVRYDTVAGSKTEYSFGPGRWGSEAPFAPRDGAAEGDDADGYLVTFVQDEREGRSELDIFDAADLAAGPVARVLLPQRVPLGFHATWVRADQLDNLTR; encoded by the coding sequence ATGACCAGCACCTCCGAACAGCCGTTGATGGTGGCTCGGACGCCCGGCGACGAAGCCAATCCGTATCTGCTCGGCGTCTACGCCCCGGTCGACACCGAGATCGACGCGGAGGATCTGCAGGTCATCGGCAAGATCCCGACCGACCTCAACGGTGTGTACCTGCGCAACGGCCCGAATCCGCGCTTCCAGCCGGAGGGCCGCTATCACTGGTTCGACGGCGACGGCATGGTCCACGCGGTCCACCTCGAGAACGGCAAGGTCCGCTATCGCAACCGCTGGGTCCGCACGAAGGCCTTCGAAGCCGAGTCCGAGGCGGGCAAGGGCCTCTGGAAGGGCGTGATGGAGAGCCCGAAGGACAATCCGTTCGGCAACCACCACGGACTCGGGCTCAAGGACAACGCCAACACCGACCTCGTCTTCCACCGCGGCAAGCTGCTCGCCACCTGGTACATGTGCGGCTCGCCGTACTCGATCGACCCGCTCTCGCTGGAAACCCTTGGCGCGGAAGACTTCCTCGGCACGCTGGTCGGCGACATGATGGCCCACCCGAAGGTCGACGAGCGCACCGGCGAGATGTTCTGGTTCGACTACGGACCCCGCCCGCCGTACATGCGCTATGGCGTGGTGAGCGCGGACGGCAAGGTCGCCAGTACGACCGAGATAGAGCTGCCTGGCCCGCGCCTGCCGCACGACATGGCGATCACCGAGAACTTCGCGATCCTGATGGACCTTCCGCTGGTGCAGGACTTCGAGGCCGCGAAAGCCGGTCGTCACAAGCTGAAGTTCGACCGCGGGATGCCGTCACGCTTCGGCGTGCTCCCGCGCTACGGGACGGGCGACCAGATCCGCTGGTTCGAGGCCAGCCCCTGCTACATCTACCACGTGGTCAACGCCTGGGAGCAGGGCGAAGAGATCATCATGGACGTCTGCCGCGTCTCGCGCCCGCAGCCACGTGCCGACGCGGCCACGCCGCTCGCCAAGATGCTCTCGTATCTGCGGCTGGACGCCTCGCTGCACCGCTATCGCTTCAACCTGCGTACGGGTCTGTGCGCGGAGTCGCAGCTCGACGACGACAACACGGAGTTCCCGACCGTGGACGCCCGAGCCATCGGCCGCCGCACCCGCTACGCCTACAACGTCCACATCTCGCCGGAGTCGACGCTGCTCTTCGACGGCCTGGTGCGGTACGACACTGTGGCCGGCTCCAAGACCGAATACTCGTTCGGTCCGGGCCGGTGGGGTAGTGAGGCCCCGTTCGCGCCACGCGACGGGGCGGCCGAAGGTGACGACGCCGACGGCTATCTGGTGACGTTCGTGCAGGACGAGCGCGAGGGGCGCTCGGAACTGGACATCTTCGACGCCGCCGATCTCGCTGCCGGGCCCGTGGCCAGGGTCCTTCTGCCCCAGCGGGTTCCGCTCGGTTTTCACGCGACCTGGGTTCGCGCGGACCAGCTGGATAACCTCACCAGATGA
- a CDS encoding class I adenylate-forming enzyme family protein — protein sequence MRCHPEERVTEYRARGWWSADTIDGLFRARAGEAPAGLALVDPPNLSDPVRWTWRDLDDHVNGLAAALLAGGVRAGDVVAVQLPNSAALVRALLAIVRIGAIVTPFPVSYREHEIGPMCRRTGAVGLITSDALAEQAARACAEVPSVRFVLTRVEDEPAGPVPVHEADVNDCVTICWTSGTEAEPKAVPRCHGDWLAIAEGTRFAAGLTADDVLLSPFPLTNMAGIGGMLLPWLMSGSVFVPHQPFDLAVFLQQIAQERATYTVAPPALLTMLLHNEKILSTVDISSLRQIGSGSAPLSPWMVRTWSERHGIDIINFFGSNEGIPLISDPRDIPDPEQRASYFPHYASDVRWSTPVADRTSVRLHDVVTGKRVTEPGIPGELRLAGPTVFAGYLADGPELDQSAFDEDGYYRTGDVFEIDGERHEFLKHVDRVKDLVIRGGMNISPAEVEGLLAAHPDVADVAIIGVPDEVLGERACAVVVAGQREPDLEELVEFLRASRIASFKLPERLEFIDELPRNPVGKIVKRRLRERFAERE from the coding sequence ATGAGATGCCATCCAGAAGAACGGGTAACGGAGTACCGGGCGCGCGGATGGTGGAGCGCCGACACGATCGACGGGTTGTTCCGGGCCAGGGCCGGCGAAGCCCCGGCCGGGCTCGCGCTCGTCGACCCGCCGAACCTGAGCGATCCGGTGCGGTGGACCTGGCGTGATCTCGATGATCACGTGAACGGGCTGGCCGCGGCCCTGCTCGCCGGCGGGGTGCGAGCAGGGGACGTGGTCGCCGTCCAGCTGCCGAACTCGGCGGCGCTCGTGCGCGCGTTGCTCGCGATCGTCCGGATCGGCGCGATCGTGACGCCGTTCCCGGTGTCGTACCGGGAACACGAGATCGGCCCGATGTGCCGTCGCACCGGCGCGGTCGGGCTGATCACCTCCGACGCGCTCGCCGAGCAGGCGGCGCGGGCCTGCGCCGAAGTGCCGTCCGTCCGGTTCGTCCTCACCAGGGTGGAGGACGAGCCGGCCGGGCCGGTGCCGGTACACGAGGCGGACGTCAACGACTGCGTGACGATCTGCTGGACCTCGGGCACCGAGGCCGAGCCCAAGGCGGTGCCCCGGTGTCACGGTGACTGGCTCGCCATCGCCGAGGGAACCCGGTTCGCGGCCGGGCTCACCGCGGATGACGTGCTGCTTTCGCCGTTCCCGCTGACGAACATGGCAGGCATCGGCGGGATGCTGCTGCCGTGGCTGATGTCCGGCAGTGTCTTCGTCCCGCATCAGCCGTTCGACCTCGCGGTGTTCCTCCAGCAGATCGCGCAGGAGCGCGCGACGTACACCGTCGCCCCGCCCGCGTTGCTGACCATGCTGCTGCACAACGAAAAGATCTTGTCCACAGTGGACATCTCGTCGCTGCGGCAGATCGGGTCCGGCTCGGCGCCGCTGAGCCCGTGGATGGTGCGGACCTGGTCGGAGCGCCACGGCATCGACATCATCAACTTCTTCGGCTCCAACGAGGGCATCCCGCTGATCTCGGACCCGCGCGACATCCCCGATCCCGAGCAGCGCGCGTCGTACTTCCCGCACTACGCCTCGGATGTGCGCTGGTCGACGCCGGTCGCGGACCGGACCTCGGTGCGCCTGCACGACGTCGTCACGGGGAAGCGGGTCACCGAACCCGGCATCCCCGGCGAGCTTCGCTTGGCGGGCCCGACCGTGTTCGCCGGTTACCTCGCCGACGGGCCGGAGCTGGACCAGTCCGCCTTCGACGAGGACGGCTACTACCGCACCGGCGACGTCTTCGAGATCGACGGCGAACGGCACGAGTTCCTCAAACACGTTGACCGGGTAAAAGATCTGGTGATCCGCGGTGGGATGAACATCTCGCCTGCCGAGGTCGAAGGGCTGCTCGCGGCGCATCCGGACGTCGCCGACGTCGCGATCATCGGGGTGCCGGACGAGGTGCTCGGCGAACGCGCCTGTGCCGTCGTCGTCGCCGGACAACGCGAGCCAGACCTGGAAGAACTCGTAGAATTCCTGCGTGCCAGTCGGATAGCGTCATTCAAGCTGCCGGAACGACTGGAGTTCATCGACGAGCTTCCGCGCAATCCCGTCGGCAAGATCGTGAAACGACGGCTGCGAGAGCGTTTCGCGGAGAGGGAGTGA
- a CDS encoding acetyl-CoA acetyltransferase, whose protein sequence is MTVFVLGGAQTDFARNFTKEGRGLLEMFTEVVPSALINADVDPSQVGVAHVGNLAAELFTGQAQLGGLLVAAVPGLDGIASTRHEAACASGSTAVLAACADLESGRYDLALVVGVELMRNTDGRTAAEHLGSAAWAGHEALEAEFPWPALFADVAETYDKRYGLDYAHLGAFAENAFRNAARNPLAQSREWSFPAGSFGQDDALNPVVEGMLRKNDCGRITDGAAAVLLASPAFAAEWARRHGRDLDEVAVISGFGHRTAHLGLAGKLERAADADYLFPQLRGAVTDAYKRAGIAGPEALDLVELHDCFTITGLVALEHLGAANPGKGGRFIADGGLSGPLAVNPSGGLIGLGHPVGATGVRMLHDAARQVTGTAGEIQVDGARTALTLNVGGSFTTVVTLVVSR, encoded by the coding sequence ATGACCGTCTTCGTGCTCGGTGGCGCGCAGACCGATTTCGCGCGGAACTTCACCAAAGAGGGCCGGGGACTGCTCGAGATGTTCACCGAGGTGGTCCCGTCGGCGCTGATCAACGCCGACGTCGACCCGTCACAGGTGGGCGTCGCGCATGTCGGGAACCTCGCCGCCGAACTGTTCACCGGGCAGGCGCAGCTGGGCGGCCTGCTGGTCGCGGCGGTACCCGGGCTCGACGGGATCGCGAGCACGCGGCACGAGGCGGCGTGCGCGTCCGGCAGCACCGCGGTGCTCGCCGCCTGCGCCGATCTCGAATCCGGGCGCTACGACCTCGCGCTCGTGGTCGGTGTCGAGCTGATGCGCAACACCGACGGCCGGACCGCGGCGGAACATCTCGGGTCGGCCGCCTGGGCGGGGCACGAGGCGCTGGAGGCCGAATTCCCTTGGCCCGCCTTGTTCGCCGACGTGGCCGAGACCTACGACAAGCGTTACGGGCTCGACTACGCGCACCTCGGCGCGTTCGCCGAGAACGCGTTCCGCAACGCCGCGCGCAACCCGCTCGCGCAGTCACGCGAGTGGTCGTTCCCCGCTGGCTCGTTCGGCCAGGACGACGCGCTGAACCCCGTCGTCGAGGGCATGCTGCGCAAGAACGACTGCGGCCGGATCACCGACGGCGCGGCCGCCGTGCTGCTGGCGTCACCGGCCTTCGCCGCCGAGTGGGCGCGGCGGCACGGCCGGGACCTCGACGAGGTCGCGGTGATCAGCGGGTTCGGCCACCGCACCGCGCATCTCGGACTGGCGGGGAAACTGGAGCGAGCCGCGGACGCCGACTACCTGTTCCCGCAGCTGCGCGGCGCCGTGACCGACGCGTACAAGCGCGCGGGCATCGCGGGCCCGGAAGCGCTCGATCTCGTCGAGCTGCACGACTGCTTCACCATCACCGGGCTGGTCGCGCTGGAACATCTCGGCGCCGCGAATCCCGGCAAGGGCGGCCGGTTCATCGCGGACGGCGGCCTGTCGGGTCCGCTGGCGGTCAACCCGAGTGGCGGGCTGATCGGGCTCGGCCATCCGGTCGGCGCGACCGGTGTGCGCATGCTGCACGACGCCGCGCGGCAGGTCACCGGGACCGCGGGCGAGATCCAGGTCGACGGCGCCCGGACGGCGCTCACGCTCAACGTCGGCGGCTCGTTCACCACGGTCGTCACCCTGGTCGTCAGCCGATGA
- a CDS encoding acetyl-CoA C-acyltransferase yields the protein MTDAYVLATARSPRGKASSSGALAGVTPLSLVEQVMNALVERAGITPDSVDQVILGCASQAGEQGGNIARTAVLDAGWPSSVPGMTVNRFCSSGLDAIAIGAGMIRSGEADVVLAGGVESVSRVPMFTDGGPLWTDPSVVARIGSVHMGIAADTVATEFGYTREELDAYGVRTQQLAAAAWKDGRFDASLVPIVDDSGEVALAHDEHVRPGTTTEGLAGLAPAFAELGATGQDGLVLRHLRELDMIRHLHTRGTSPSVADGAGVVLLGSSAAAERLGLAPRALLKGAASAGSDPVRMLLSGQDATVRVLERFGLAPSDVDVMEFAEAFAALCVKIQRELGFSEEVFNPNGGTIAMGHAFGATGAILLAGCVDELDRRHGRYGVVAISGAAGSGTAMLVERVA from the coding sequence ATGACCGACGCTTACGTACTCGCGACCGCCCGGTCGCCGCGTGGCAAGGCGTCGAGCAGCGGTGCGTTGGCGGGAGTCACGCCGCTGTCGCTGGTCGAACAGGTGATGAACGCGCTCGTCGAGCGTGCCGGGATCACGCCGGACTCGGTCGATCAAGTGATACTGGGCTGCGCTTCGCAAGCGGGCGAACAGGGCGGCAACATCGCGCGGACCGCCGTGCTCGACGCGGGCTGGCCGTCGAGCGTGCCGGGCATGACGGTGAACCGGTTCTGCTCGTCGGGCCTGGACGCGATCGCGATCGGCGCCGGGATGATCCGCTCCGGCGAGGCGGACGTGGTACTGGCGGGCGGCGTCGAGTCCGTCTCGCGGGTGCCGATGTTCACCGACGGTGGTCCACTATGGACCGATCCGTCGGTGGTCGCCAGGATCGGGTCCGTCCACATGGGAATCGCGGCCGACACCGTCGCCACCGAATTCGGCTACACCAGGGAAGAACTGGACGCGTACGGCGTCCGCACCCAGCAGCTCGCGGCCGCCGCGTGGAAGGACGGCCGGTTCGACGCCTCGCTCGTGCCGATCGTCGACGACTCCGGCGAGGTCGCGCTCGCACACGACGAGCATGTCCGGCCGGGCACCACCACCGAAGGACTCGCCGGGCTCGCGCCCGCGTTCGCCGAACTCGGCGCCACCGGCCAGGATGGCTTGGTACTGCGGCATTTGCGGGAACTCGACATGATCCGGCACCTGCACACGCGCGGCACGTCACCTTCGGTCGCCGACGGCGCGGGCGTCGTGCTGCTCGGCTCGTCCGCCGCCGCGGAACGGCTGGGGCTCGCGCCTCGCGCGCTGCTCAAAGGTGCGGCGAGCGCGGGCAGCGACCCGGTCCGGATGCTGCTCTCCGGGCAGGACGCGACCGTGCGGGTGCTGGAGCGGTTCGGCCTCGCACCGTCCGATGTGGACGTGATGGAGTTCGCGGAGGCGTTCGCCGCGCTGTGCGTGAAGATCCAGCGGGAACTAGGATTCTCCGAGGAAGTGTTCAACCCCAACGGCGGTACCATCGCGATGGGCCACGCGTTCGGCGCGACCGGGGCGATACTGCTCGCCGGCTGCGTCGACGAGCTGGACCGGCGCCACGGCAGGTACGGCGTCGTGGCGATCAGCGGCGCCGCCGGATCGGGGACGGCGATGCTGGTGGAGCGTGTGGCGTGA
- a CDS encoding LLM class F420-dependent oxidoreductase → MKYAVTLGLWQDRVPEEALATARAAEAAGYDELWIGEMATWDVFALATAIGAAAPKLGLTLGPLPVTVRDPTMIAMGTASVAALTGSHVDVALGTSSDVVVRDWHGRSRKGAAAALGESAQVVRELLDGKKAASGYRLRVAPPRSSVTIAAFGPSAVEAAAAHADRMVVNLVSPATAGRLVEDLHDAAKRLGTEPPRVAAWVVGALNPKPAALDQLRRGIVGYLAAPGYADMFRAEGFGALVDFALTRPHPRELLEVIDVSLIQAIGLVGDLTQIRDQAAAYAAAGIDELAIVPACTDDDPAGAATLAGLRELVNDAAASR, encoded by the coding sequence GTGAAGTACGCGGTGACCTTGGGGCTGTGGCAGGATCGGGTCCCTGAGGAGGCTTTGGCGACCGCGCGCGCGGCCGAGGCCGCGGGCTACGACGAGCTGTGGATCGGCGAGATGGCCACCTGGGACGTCTTCGCACTGGCGACCGCGATCGGCGCGGCAGCACCGAAACTCGGCCTGACGCTCGGCCCGCTGCCCGTGACCGTGCGGGACCCGACGATGATCGCGATGGGCACCGCGTCCGTCGCGGCACTGACCGGCAGCCACGTCGACGTCGCACTCGGCACGTCCAGCGACGTGGTCGTGCGCGACTGGCACGGCCGTTCCCGCAAGGGCGCGGCCGCCGCGCTCGGCGAGTCGGCACAGGTCGTCCGCGAACTCTTGGATGGCAAGAAAGCGGCCTCGGGCTACCGCCTTCGCGTGGCACCACCCCGTTCGAGCGTGACCATCGCGGCATTCGGCCCGTCCGCCGTCGAAGCCGCCGCGGCGCACGCGGACCGCATGGTCGTGAACCTCGTCAGCCCCGCGACCGCCGGCAGGCTCGTCGAAGACCTCCACGACGCGGCCAAACGCCTCGGCACCGAGCCGCCGCGCGTGGCCGCCTGGGTGGTCGGCGCGCTGAACCCGAAACCCGCCGCACTGGACCAGCTTCGCCGCGGGATCGTCGGCTACCTCGCCGCACCCGGCTACGCGGACATGTTCCGCGCCGAGGGTTTCGGCGCACTGGTCGACTTCGCGCTCACCCGCCCGCATCCGCGCGAACTGCTCGAAGTCATCGACGTCTCGCTGATCCAGGCGATCGGCCTGGTCGGCGACCTGACCCAGATCCGCGACCAGGCCGCCGCCTACGCCGCCGCCGGCATCGACGAGCTCGCCATCGTCCCGGCCTGCACCGACGACGACCCAGCGGGCGCCGCCACCCTCGCCGGTCTCCGCGAGCTGGTGAACGATGCTGCGGCGTCCAGATGA
- a CDS encoding ATP-binding protein has translation MSESAALIPRRAESLVREALGDTRVVLVNGARQAGKSTLTRLATNNRSTVHRLLDDPATLRSAQDDPAGFVEHDSLMVIDEIQLVPELLQPIKVSVDLDPTPGRYLLTGSSRILAMRTLPDALPGRMEVLELWPFSQGEMHGGPDGFVDAAFRHGPEIDHSSALRRRDYLERLVVGGFPEAVRRTPRRRTAFFDSYLSTLIERDVLELASIERHGDLLKLIALLAGRAGGLLEPSALAAQSGIPRTTLIRYLGLLTSVFLIKSIPAWASGQTRRAVGTPKLAFVDTGIACHLIGQDPARLGEPTGAAGAMMENFVVMELARQLSWAEERGRLFHYRTKDKLEVDAVIETPDGRVIGVEVKAGTTVRTDDLAGLRNLANALGDRFVAGYVLYTGQQTLPFGEKIRAVPLDALWNLKP, from the coding sequence ATGTCCGAGTCCGCCGCTTTGATCCCACGTCGTGCCGAGTCTCTCGTGCGTGAGGCGTTGGGGGACACGCGTGTCGTTTTGGTCAACGGGGCTCGTCAGGCTGGCAAAAGCACTCTGACCAGGCTCGCGACCAACAATCGGTCGACAGTGCACCGGTTGCTCGACGATCCGGCCACGCTGCGTTCGGCCCAGGACGATCCTGCTGGATTCGTTGAGCATGACAGCCTCATGGTCATCGACGAGATCCAATTGGTCCCTGAACTCCTGCAGCCGATCAAGGTGTCAGTGGACCTGGATCCGACACCTGGCCGCTATCTTCTGACCGGTTCATCGCGCATTCTTGCCATGCGAACTCTCCCCGACGCCCTGCCCGGCCGGATGGAGGTGCTCGAACTGTGGCCATTTTCCCAGGGCGAGATGCACGGAGGTCCCGACGGATTCGTGGATGCCGCGTTTCGTCACGGCCCGGAGATTGACCATTCATCAGCCTTGCGGCGTCGGGATTATTTGGAGCGCCTGGTTGTGGGTGGCTTCCCTGAGGCAGTTCGCCGCACGCCGCGTCGCCGGACTGCCTTTTTCGACTCCTACCTCTCGACGTTGATCGAACGTGACGTTTTGGAATTGGCGAGTATCGAACGTCATGGTGACTTGCTCAAGTTGATAGCACTTCTCGCCGGGCGTGCCGGAGGCCTGCTGGAGCCATCAGCGCTCGCTGCTCAGTCCGGTATACCCAGAACCACGTTGATCCGCTATCTAGGTTTGTTGACCTCGGTTTTCCTCATCAAGAGCATTCCAGCATGGGCAAGTGGCCAGACGCGACGTGCGGTGGGTACGCCGAAACTCGCGTTCGTCGACACGGGTATCGCATGCCATCTCATAGGTCAAGACCCGGCCCGATTGGGTGAACCGACGGGTGCCGCGGGAGCCATGATGGAGAACTTCGTCGTCATGGAGCTTGCTCGCCAGCTTAGCTGGGCGGAGGAACGAGGACGGCTATTTCACTATCGCACCAAAGACAAGCTAGAAGTTGACGCAGTCATCGAGACGCCGGATGGCAGGGTGATCGGAGTTGAGGTCAAAGCGGGAACGACGGTGCGCACTGACGATCTCGCCGGTTTGCGTAATCTCGCCAACGCCCTCGGAGATCGCTTCGTCGCCGGTTATGTCCTGTACACCGGTCAACAAACCTTGCCATTCGGAGAGAAGATCCGAGCAGTGCCTCTGGACGCACTCTGGAACCTCAAACCGTAA
- a CDS encoding SGNH/GDSL hydrolase family protein: protein MTSRPWTMLFTGLLATAALVSPAAAAGTEYVALGDSAAAGPLIPPQDQSSPGCLRTLVDYPHVAATKLGATLKDVTCSSATTADLTSSQQTSSGPVAPQFDALSPSTKLVTLTIGANDIALVSAALTCLNLGPSPLGQSCEARFTAGGHDQLADKITAFEANWGTALDGIRAKSANAAIYVVGYGTYLPRNGCWPTVPVWSRDANYLQATIGRLNAALARQAEAHGATYVDVASASVGHDTCQSPASKWFEGIIPTAVAAPLHPNKQGMAGIGAYVASRVS from the coding sequence GTGACGAGTCGACCGTGGACAATGCTGTTCACCGGCCTGCTGGCGACGGCGGCGCTGGTTTCCCCGGCCGCCGCGGCGGGCACCGAATACGTGGCACTCGGCGACTCGGCGGCCGCCGGGCCCCTCATCCCGCCACAGGACCAGAGCTCACCCGGCTGCCTCCGCACACTCGTCGACTACCCGCACGTCGCAGCCACGAAACTCGGCGCGACACTGAAAGACGTCACCTGCTCCAGCGCCACCACCGCGGACCTGACGAGCTCACAGCAGACCTCGAGCGGCCCGGTCGCGCCCCAGTTCGACGCGCTGAGCCCGTCGACGAAACTGGTCACGCTGACCATCGGCGCCAACGACATCGCACTGGTCAGCGCCGCACTGACCTGCCTCAACCTCGGCCCGTCGCCACTCGGCCAGTCCTGCGAGGCCCGCTTCACCGCGGGCGGCCACGACCAGCTCGCCGACAAGATCACCGCCTTCGAAGCCAACTGGGGCACCGCGCTCGACGGCATCCGCGCCAAGTCCGCCAACGCCGCGATCTATGTGGTCGGCTACGGCACCTACCTGCCCCGCAACGGCTGCTGGCCCACGGTTCCCGTCTGGTCCCGCGACGCGAACTACCTCCAGGCCACCATCGGCAGGCTCAACGCCGCACTCGCCCGCCAAGCCGAGGCACACGGCGCGACCTACGTCGACGTCGCGAGCGCGAGCGTCGGCCACGACACCTGCCAATCCCCTGCTTCGAAGTGGTTCGAGGGCATCATCCCGACCGCGGTCGCCGCACCCCTGCACCCGAACAAGCAAGGCATGGCAGGAATCGGCGCCTACGTCGCCTCGAGGGTTTCCTAG
- a CDS encoding PucR family transcriptional regulator, with protein MEFVTDHKPGARLSVGGVPIHDLLATRLADLVGRILVRIQQEVAAYRTLPIEELRGDIAAISQDVLRAFIRGLREERAPNAEELAQVGQSAARRAEEGFPLEAVLSAYHVGVREILRTATADACPGDLADVLAANERALRFLEAITAAVTSGYLDEVRTKVGQEHNARRTLLSALLDGGPADAVFRSAGIMPPARYLVLSLAVGPHPDEAMPGVDAAIALRRKVRRLLGELDHATAGSALSSVDGVGGVVLVPTELSEVDWTRWTAVIERASRSAGAPITAALELAEPAAVPAAATRTADVLDVVRWFDRAPGLYRLDDILVEYQLTRPGVARDRLAALLEPLDAHPDLLETAQCYLAHDLNRRRTASLLHVHPNTVDYRLRRIHELTGIDPTHPAGIPRLTAALAARRAAT; from the coding sequence GTGGAATTTGTGACCGATCACAAGCCGGGCGCGCGGCTCAGCGTCGGCGGGGTGCCGATCCACGATCTGCTCGCCACCCGGCTGGCCGACCTGGTCGGCCGGATACTCGTGCGCATCCAGCAGGAGGTGGCGGCGTACCGGACGTTGCCGATCGAGGAGCTGCGCGGCGACATCGCGGCGATCTCGCAGGACGTGCTGCGCGCGTTCATCCGCGGTCTGCGGGAAGAGCGGGCGCCCAACGCCGAAGAGCTGGCGCAGGTCGGCCAGTCGGCCGCGCGCCGCGCGGAGGAGGGATTTCCGCTCGAGGCGGTGCTTTCCGCCTACCACGTCGGGGTGCGCGAGATCTTGAGAACGGCGACCGCCGACGCGTGTCCTGGTGATCTCGCGGACGTGCTCGCCGCCAATGAGCGGGCGCTGCGGTTCCTCGAAGCGATCACCGCCGCGGTCACGTCCGGCTATCTCGACGAGGTGCGCACCAAGGTCGGCCAGGAGCACAATGCCCGCCGCACACTGCTTTCCGCGCTGCTGGACGGCGGGCCTGCCGACGCGGTCTTCCGGTCAGCGGGCATCATGCCGCCCGCGCGCTATCTCGTGCTGAGCCTGGCCGTCGGGCCGCATCCGGACGAGGCGATGCCCGGTGTCGACGCGGCGATCGCCTTGCGCCGCAAGGTAAGGCGGCTGCTGGGAGAACTCGACCACGCCACCGCGGGCAGCGCGTTGTCCTCAGTGGACGGGGTGGGCGGAGTCGTGCTCGTGCCGACCGAACTGTCCGAAGTGGACTGGACGCGCTGGACGGCGGTCATCGAACGGGCGAGCCGCTCAGCGGGCGCGCCGATCACCGCCGCGCTGGAACTCGCCGAGCCCGCGGCTGTTCCTGCTGCTGCGACAAGGACGGCCGACGTGCTCGACGTCGTACGCTGGTTCGACCGTGCGCCTGGCCTGTACCGGCTCGACGACATTCTCGTCGAATACCAGCTGACGCGACCTGGGGTCGCCCGTGATCGGCTGGCCGCGTTGCTGGAACCACTCGACGCGCATCCGGATCTGCTCGAAACCGCGCAGTGCTATCTCGCGCACGACCTCAATCGCCGTCGCACCGCGAGCCTGTTGCACGTCCACCCGAACACCGTCGACTACCGGCTGCGCCGGATTCACGAGCTGACCGGCATCGATCCGACGCATCCGGCCGGAATCCCGCGGCTCACCGCGGCGTTGGCGGCTCGTCGAGCGGCCACCTAG